Genomic window (Chryseobacterium sp. H1D6B):
TAGGGTTTGGATACATTCCAAACGAAGCTTTCTTACCGATTTCTGTAGTTCCCAGAACAGATGTAATATTTTTATATTTAAAATACATATTACCTGTTGATGCTCCTCCGTTTTGCGTGAAGTACATTCTGTAGTAATCTGAACCTTGTTTTACATAATAAACGGCATCCGAGTATACTCCTGATGTCGGCTTCCAAGAATGTCCTATTGTTGTAATATTATTTGAAAATGCTGTAGAAGCAGGCAGAACAGCCAGTGCTCCGGTTTCCTGAGTTTCAGGCTGTACTTTAGCAATAGAAACTGTAGGACTTTGAACAACTCCTGACAATCTGTACATCATAATATTGGCATAAAAAGACCAGTATCTTGTAAACATCAGATCCCAATTAGCTTTTGGCGGTTCAAGATTAGCAACTTTATCTCCTGTTGTAAAGGAGAAATAATTGAAGTAAGCATCATCAGTTCCGTTAGCTATAGTTTTTGTCTGTGTTGCATCCCAAGAAGAAGTTGCGGTATTCCATTTTGCATATTTAAAAGTGTATCCTCCATAATAATCATCAATCATGAATTTTACATAAGCTCCTGTGCTCAGATATTTCAGGATAAAAATCACTTTTCCTTCTACATGGTGGTTGGCTCCATTATATTCTCCCCATCCATAGGTGGCGGTACCCTGCTCAAATGCTCCATCATAAAGGTCATTAGTCTGATCAGGATTGTAAAGAGGTGCGCCGTAAGTGCTGGTATCATTTGTAGTAATAGTATTCCAGTTTACAGGATTATTAGAAGCCTGATACACTTCAATGTTTTGAGCATCATTAATTCTTGTTCCGAATCCGAAAGTTGCATTTCTATAAAAAGCCACATCCCATGAATCTGCAGGCTGTGATACAATAGTGTTAGCACTAAAATCAAAAAATACGCGGTTTTGATAATTAGGTCCAGTAGTCAAATTTACTGTTGTATATCCATTAGCATCTGTTTGAGCTAAAATAGTCTGCTGAATACTCAAAGTAAGCATTGAAGCCAAAAGTAACTTTGTTCTCATAATTTTAATAGTATTTTTTTAGATTCTTATTTAGAATGATTCTACAAAAGTAATTATTTATTTTTAATGAGTCTAAATAAAAACATGATTTTTATCTGGTTTTATTATTTTTAAATAACAATGCTGCTTCCTTTGGTATATTGCAGTAAATAGTATAAATAAAAAGCTGGTCTATGAATTTCACAGCCAGCCTTTATAATTTTTAAAGTTTGAGTTTAATCTTACTTTTTAATGAATTTTGATTTTGTTATGGCCCCTTCGTTCCCTTCCACAGTGATATAGTAAACTCCGGTGTGAAGCTGGCTGATATCGAATCTTTGGTTATTTAATTTCCCTTCTGCTACTTTTTGTCCGCCAGCGCTGTAAACCTGAATGCTTTTAGGATCTTTTTTAGTAACAAACTGCAATGCTGTATTTTCTTGATTGACAGCAAATTTAATATTGTCAGAATTTTTTACATTATCAGAAACTCCTAAAGTAGCAGTATTATATACAACGTTATCAATTAGAATTGCGGCATGTGCTACATTTCCGATAAATTTAAAAGCGATATACTGAGAAGAAGAAGCAGGAACAGTATAGCTTAGTGTCTGCAGCGTTGTAGATGTTAATGTAACCGCATTTCCAAGTGGAGTGAATGTAGACATATCAGTGTTTGAAGCTACTAAGCCAGCCTGAATTGATCCTTCGCCCCCAGAACCAGTTGTCAAAGCTGTCGAGAAAGACAAAGTTTTTGATCCGTTTGGAGCTGCGATTTGTGGAGTAACTGCATAAAATGCAATATTTGGTGAGAAAAATGTATAGGCCTGAAGGTATTTATTTCCTGCAGGAGCATCAGGATATATTCTTTGTCCGCTTAATACGCTTGTCCATCCATTTTGTGGCAGAGGGTTAGCTGATCCAGTATTAAAAGAATCAAAACTTTCATTAATTGATGCTAATTGTGCATTTGCTGTAATTGAAGAAAATGCTAAAGCTGTGAAAAGTAGTTTTAATTTCATAACGTTATCTTTATTTAGAATTATTCTACAAAAATAACTAATTATTTTTACTTGTTCTAAATAAAGCTCTATATTTGTCGAAAATTTTTTGCGTCTATGAAGAAGAAAGTGCTTTCTATACTATCGCTGTCCACCATTTTCTGGATGAATGCACAGGAAAAAGATTCTCTGAAACAGAAAAAAATAGAGGAAGTTGTTATTACCGGGCAATATACTCAGCAGTCCATTAATAAATCGATCTACAAAGTAGAAGTTATTAATGCGGAGCAGATTAAGAATATGGCGGCCACTAATGTTGCAGATGTTCTTAATCAAAGTTTAAACATTCTGATCGTTCCAGATCGCAACTCAGGAAATTCAACGGCCAATCTTATGGGGCTGGGCGGTGAGTATACAAAAGTTTTAATAGATAATATTCCTGTAGTAGGAGATATAGGACTTGGTAACAATATTGACCTTACGAAGCTTAATGTAAATAATATTGAGCGTATTGAAATTGTAAGAGGGTCAATGGGAGTAGACTACGGAAGCAATGCAGTAGCAGGTGTAATCAATATCATCACAAAGAAAAACAGCCAGAAAAAGCTTACCCTTAATGCTTCTGTACAAGAGGAAACAGTAGGAAAAGAGTATGACTGGTACAAAAAAGGGGAGGGAAGGCATATTCAGAACTTGAATGTGGGCTATAATTTGAATGAAAACTGGTATGTAGGAGCTACTATCAATCATAATGATTTCCAAGGTTTTAAAGGAACTCAGGAAGGGTATAAATATTTTGAGCAGGATAAAAAAAGAGGATATTTATGGCAGCCTAAAGATGTTCTGAATGTAGACGGAATTTTACGTTATAGTAAAAATAAAACCTCGATATTCTATAAATTCAGTTTTTTGAATGAGAAGCTGAATTATTATAACCCTATAGTCTCAGAATATTATCTTGACCTCGGAAACAGAACGTATGCCTCTACAGACCGAGATTATCTTACCACAAGATACATCAATCAGCTGAATGTACAGACCAAACTTGGATCTATAAATTATACCGGAGATTTCTCTTACCAGACGCAGGATAGAAAATACAGAGATTTCACTTATGATATCCCGAATAGACAGGTAGCAGGCAGTAAAGATGATTATAAATCCTATAATAAAGCAGATATTATTTATTCAAGAGGGGTTTTCAGTAATTTCCTGAATAATGATAAAATAGATTTCCAGCTTGGGTATGAATTAGATCATACTTCCGGATATGCAGGTAATATTGCAGGAG
Coding sequences:
- a CDS encoding T9SS type A sorting domain-containing protein — protein: MKLKLLFTALAFSSITANAQLASINESFDSFNTGSANPLPQNGWTSVLSGQRIYPDAPAGNKYLQAYTFFSPNIAFYAVTPQIAAPNGSKTLSFSTALTTGSGGEGSIQAGLVASNTDMSTFTPLGNAVTLTSTTLQTLSYTVPASSSQYIAFKFIGNVAHAAILIDNVVYNTATLGVSDNVKNSDNIKFAVNQENTALQFVTKKDPKSIQVYSAGGQKVAEGKLNNQRFDISQLHTGVYYITVEGNEGAITKSKFIKK
- a CDS encoding TonB-dependent receptor, which codes for MKKKVLSILSLSTIFWMNAQEKDSLKQKKIEEVVITGQYTQQSINKSIYKVEVINAEQIKNMAATNVADVLNQSLNILIVPDRNSGNSTANLMGLGGEYTKVLIDNIPVVGDIGLGNNIDLTKLNVNNIERIEIVRGSMGVDYGSNAVAGVINIITKKNSQKKLTLNASVQEETVGKEYDWYKKGEGRHIQNLNVGYNLNENWYVGATINHNDFQGFKGTQEGYKYFEQDKKRGYLWQPKDVLNVDGILRYSKNKTSIFYKFSFLNEKLNYYNPIVSEYYLDLGNRTYASTDRDYLTTRYINQLNVQTKLGSINYTGDFSYQTQDRKYRDFTYDIPNRQVAGSKDDYKSYNKADIIYSRGVFSNFLNNDKIDFQLGYELDHTSGYAGNIAGDFGGTDNIKRKIFNYASFMTVEWNATDWLSIRPGYRLALSDKFDAQHNYSLTTRVKGTENENLRLVVGSANRFPNFDELYTYMVDSNHNIQGNADLKPEEGMTISLNGDKKFVTASGWDFRVGTSATYLKVKDRIELAQISSQPLQFKYINIDNFRSYIFEANFRAQKGQFSVAANGSYYGISKELNSGGLSSPTDFFYTFEANVAANYTIPTVNTTLSLFYKYTGKSQMFVLVSPDVATSYYDIGERGDFNMMNFIVTQPFFNRHLEVSAGVKNIFDVSSVRDTTISGNAHESADQNSNLFYGRSYFARLSYNF
- a CDS encoding T9SS type A sorting domain-containing protein gives rise to the protein MRTKLLLASMLTLSIQQTILAQTDANGYTTVNLTTGPNYQNRVFFDFSANTIVSQPADSWDVAFYRNATFGFGTRINDAQNIEVYQASNNPVNWNTITTNDTSTYGAPLYNPDQTNDLYDGAFEQGTATYGWGEYNGANHHVEGKVIFILKYLSTGAYVKFMIDDYYGGYTFKYAKWNTATSSWDATQTKTIANGTDDAYFNYFSFTTGDKVANLEPPKANWDLMFTRYWSFYANIMMYRLSGVVQSPTVSIAKVQPETQETGALAVLPASTAFSNNITTIGHSWKPTSGVYSDAVYYVKQGSDYYRMYFTQNGGASTGNMYFKYKNITSVLGTTEIGKKASFGMYPNPTNADKKVTVLFDVKEKTNNKGNVQVYDLTGKKVYETELTNQTGFYKQDLNLSHLTSGNYLVKITFGDQTQTKKLIVK